aagtcattcaATATTATGTTGAAGGTTTTGTATTTCAACCTCTGTATTTCTTCGTGTAAATATTCCCTTAATGTTGTCATCTTTTGGACCATCATAAAGTGTCATATTTAGTACATTTCCAGTACATTCTTCTAATGGAATGGTTGACAAGTATGAAAATACTTTCTCCATTACAGGCTCCCTGAGAAAAGGCATTGGAGGGCTCTTTTTCACTAGGGAATCATCAGAAAACCAGTCATCAGTTACTTCTATACTTTGGCTGTAATAAGAATCAGATGGTAACGTTGATAAGCTTAAGGTAACACTGCCGGGATTTGTTGCCAAGCTAGTCTCTGAGGAGTCACAAATGACCATTTTTGTTGCAAGGCAGAATTCATCTTTAGAATAATCTTTAATTGctgtaaaaaaaattagatttactatgaatattacatatttatgaGCCAAATCTTAATTATAAGGATAATGTTACTTTCTAAAATTCAAACTCTTCTTAGGGTTTTAATGAACAGGATGATGCAACAGTGAAAATGCTAAGTTGCTATCATCATCCATACGATGTTAAGTATGTAATGGGGAATCAGCAATATTTTCATGATAATCAAGAGTACAAAAATCTATTCTAAATAAAATCAACCTGTTTTAACAGGAGAAGATTCTAAACAGGCTAGAAAGCTCAGTTCTGGAATGTTCCTTAAAATTAGAGATGGCAGACAGTTTCTTAACTATTTATAGCTAAATAttgtcttatttaaaaaataaattttaaaatgcctccTTAAGCAGGTAGATTACAAAATGTTTGATCCACAGTGGGAAGGGCCTATGAGTTGGCTTTATACCAAGTAAAGTAACAACTAACATTCATATAGTGCCTTACAATTTACAAAGCAGTTCAATATACTTCCAGATCTCATTTATCCTCTCAGTTATTCTTCAAGGTAGTTATTAGCCCTACTTCACAAAAGATATGACTGAGACTGAGACTTAAAGGAATGTCACCAAAATCAGATATAAAATGGACTTCAATCTAGATTTGTGTTACTCTAAGTCCCGTGCTTCTCCCACTACATTATTTATGCTGCACAGttgtaaataaaaaatgttaagttttaGAAAAGATCACATTTACACAATATcctaaaatatcttttataatattttacatgtTAATTTTTGATATGAATATATAACATTGTTAATGCTGTTTTAAATAccttattacattttatattcagCATTTCTAAAATTATGTAGGAGGGTAATGATTTGAGGTACTAAGTCAATATCTAAAGGGTTACAAAACACTCATGTCTTTTAACTCTCCATCATTACTATATGGCATTGACTGTGATACCTTTGGATTTAAAGAagggacaaaaattaaaatttcacattttaatttaagACAAGACATTATAAATcttgttttctaaaaaatatatgccCATTCATATACTAATAAAAGTTTCCCTTGagtttttatgatttaaaaaaatatttagatacTTAGGATATATTTAGGATAGCCTCTTGattctttaaaatgtgaattgcTGGAAGTTGATTATAATTTATTCTAATAAATTGTTGAGAGAAAGTACCTTTTTTATgtgctctttccttttttctttgctcctcctacataaaaaaatgttatttgtgttttaaaaattaatagtttttaaacaatttgatatatatttatataagaataatatattttaacatcataATAAATTTTTGACAGAATCATATTTTCCACgatatgaatttattttaccaAACTATAttgacaggaaagaaaaagtgtTGAGGTATCATCTGaaaagaatgtgaattggttcaagAAGGCAGTCTCCAGGATAGGGAATGAAGGGTGAAATAGAGTTCAACAGGATTATTTCTCTCCATTCTCACTAACTTAGAGTCACTTGGTTAAAACTAGAGAGGGCTAAAAAAGTAATTACAATTCCTAGACTTGCTCATTCTATTAACTAATAACAACAAGAAAGTGAATTCTGGCAGAAGGCTTTTATAAAAATGCGACTATTCTTTTGAAGCAAGTAGAACATTTGATCAAACAATACATTCCAGATGTGTTCTGGGAAGTGTGGTGGTGTAGTAGTTCTCAAACagggcatcagaatcacctggtgtGTTTATTAAAATGCTGATTCTTGGACATAATATCAGACCCTACTAAAACAGATTTTCTGGCAGTAGGGTTTAGGAGTATGCAGTGTAACACACTCCTCAAGCAGTTCTGATTCAGTTTTTCCTTAGACCACTAGATAAACAATGAGTTAGTGCATAGGGTGTTTGGTATGCAGTGGGTGAAGACAGAGAGATAATATTGTCTCGTGTTACAGGGGAAGAGTGTGGGTATTCTATGCTGATTTTCATTGTCTTGTTCACCGAAAAAGGCTTGCttaggatatacatatatatagggtatacatatatataggatAACacataagtactttttttttttacaacttactTTACTTTTTGGTCATATATATAGGATAACacataagtacttttttttttttacaacttactttgtatataggatatatatatgtatataggatATATAGGATAACacataagtactttttttttttacaacttactTTACTTTTTGGTCATTTTCaacttttattaatataaatgccAGTATAGGCTCCTGACTTACCTTGCCTGGATTTAGGACCAATTCAATTTGTGACTCCTGTACAAATTATATTAGAACATTGCTTCTCACACTTTCACGTGCCTATGTATCACCtgggggagcttgttaaaatgcatattctaaCTCAATAGGTTTGGGATAGGgtctgagattttgcatttctaacaggctcccaggtAATGCTGATATTGTTGGTCTGGAAACCACAGAGTAAGGTCCTAGACTGATTAAAATTCTACCCCAACTAAGGGAATGACAAAATGGGCATtcttatatattgttatatataaataGGTATAATTTTTCTGGAGGGCAATTTAACAaatccatttctagaaatttattatGCCAGGTAAATAATTTTGGATTTGTATAAATATTCAGTTACCAGAATGTTCATCACAACACtgtttagcatttttaaaacctacaatttaaaattctaaaagtaaGGAAATCTTTAAATATGTTAGGATATGTGGATATTAATACAATGAGTATTCTTTCAAAATGATACTATAGTATCAGAAGTAAGTAAAGACTCAAAAAAATGATGGGGACGtataaaaaagaggaataatCTTAAACAAGTGGCTCACTggttaaatttaggaaaatttgagcatcaaaatagtgatagtaatggattataatctgctgaataaaatagaaatccatGAGtctatattaataataaataaaataaggaagaggGTAGGGCTTCTTTCTCACAGTAGAAAGCCAAATGACAAATATGGATGGGAGTGGCagaattagaaaatcatcatATTGTTACAGTTTTGTAAAGATTAGCTcaagtaataataatttatatagcTAGTAAGTAGAGTTTGATGAAGAGGAGGATATTTACATGTTTTCAAAGTGTCACCACACAGCTTGTTTATTAACTGTAAgggtaaaaacagaaataattcagTGAGGAAAGAACAGACATCATCTTGATTATGTGATCAACTAAAATCACCAGTGAAGAGCAGATGTACACTGTACGCCTTCAGATGTGATAAACTGCAAGGAAAAGTCACACTGAGGAACAGTCTATGATCTATAAAATAACTGGcttgtattcttcaaaaatgtcaatatcattgaaagacaaagaatggaaattttaaaatattttgaactaaataattatgaaaacaaaacataaaatttgtgagatgcaacAAAAGAAGGccttagaggaaaatttaaatattaaatgtttatattataaaagaacaaaagtCTAAGAATAATAAAGCATAAAACTCCAGGCAAGACTGatttaggaaaagagaaatatcaGGAATAAGAAGAGTACCATCACTAAAGATTCTATAGATTTTAGAAGCATAATAAGAAGAAACTACTAAAAACTTTCTGCCAATAAACTTAACAACTTAGGTACAATGGacaaatttactgaaaaaaatttctaaaacatacaaaatagaaatattttgtatGTTCCACATCTGTTAAAGGAGCTAAATTCATAGCCAAAAATtttctcggacttccctggtagtgcagtggttgagagtccacctgccgatgcaggggacatgggttcgtgccccagtccggggagatcccacatgccacggagtggctgggcccgtgagccatggccgctgagcctgtgcatctggagcctgtgctccgcaacgggagaggccacaacagtgagaggcccgtgtaccaccaaaaaaaaaaaaaaaaaatttctcttgaagAAAATTCCCGACCTTGATgacttcattggtgaattctagaaaaaagtttgagaaggcaATATAGCCAATTCTACACAAAAATTTTTCAGAAAGTAGAGGAGGAGGAACCATTTCCCTATTGTTTTGTGACGAGAATAAAACTGTGATACCGAAATCTAACCAGATATTACaagataagaaaattataaaataatatccctcgttaacatagatgcaaaaattatttaaaatatattggtaaATCAAatccagtggggtttattccaggaatacagggttgatttaacatttgaaattcAATGTAattcacattaacaaaataaaagagaaaactcatgtgaacaattttaaaaggtgcaggaaaagcatttggcaaTATCAGCAACCCTTCATggcaaaacaaacagacaaacctctcaggaaaaaaggaatagaagggaatttcctcaatCTGACTATATGCATCTACAAAAAATCTATAGCTAATTTCCTAtttaatgatgaaaagctgaatgTATTCTAAGATCAGAATATAAAAAGGATATCTGTTCTCAGTACTTCTGTTCATCATTATACTGGAGGTCCCATCCAATGCAATAAGATgcgaaaataaaataaaagcataaacattggaaaagaaataaaactgatgttTTTTTACAGATCTCATGCTTGTACATGAAGAAAACCTTTTGTGGTCctcaaaaaaactactagaagtaataaataaatttatttataaaggtCATAGAACACAGGTCAACTGTAGTAAAGATGGCAATTCATTACAAACTAATGTATAAACTAAATGtaactcttgggacttccctggcattccagtggttaagactccacacttccactgcaggggccatgggttcgatccttggtcgggaaactaagacccCCATGTGGTGTGGGGtatgctgcgtggtgcagccaagaaagaaaaaaaaaaggtaattttcaTCATGATCTCAACAAGATTTTTTTCTAGCTAAAGTTCACCTTAAAATGTATATggacatgcaaaagaataagaaaacctaaaacaatgttgaaaaagaagaatgaaattggagaAATCGTACTGCTCAATTTTATAATTTACTATACAGCTAGAGTGTCGTATTGGTAGAGATAGACACACAGGTCAATAAACCAGATAGAGAATGCAGAAACAGACTAACACATATATGCCCAAcagatttttcataaaatttgcaCAAACAattcaatggaagaggatagccTTTTCAAAAATTAGTGCTGGAATAATATGACATTAATAGCCCCCCAAAATGAACTTTGATTTAAACCTCAcactttatacaaaaattaactaaaaatggatcagagatagaaatataaaatgtaaaatggtaatagccaaaacaatcttgaaaaagaagaacaaagttggagaacttacTGAtatcaaaacttactacaaagctatagcaatgaagacagtgtggtattggtataaggacagatatatagatcaatggaatagaactgagattccagaaataaatgcTCATATTTACaatcagttgatttttgacaCGAGTGCTAAGACAATTTCATAGGAAAATAatactcttttcaacaaatggtgttgggacaactAGGTTTATACATGCAAATAAGTGAAGTTGGATCAATACctcatactatatacaaaaaactaactcaaaatggatcaaatacttaaatataatagctaaaactattaaattcttagaagaaaacagaggtatAAATCTTTATGACCTCAATTAAGGAATGATtatagatatgacaccaaagacacaagcaacaaaagaaaaaattaggtaAACTGGactcaagaaaattaaaaccattggTTCTTCAAACAACACcataagaagaaaagacaacccatgaaatgggagaaaatttttacaaatcatatatctaatataGGAtatgtatctagaatatataaagaatacttaaaactcaacaacaaaaagacaaatagcccaaattttaaaaatggacaaagctttgaatagatatttctctaaagaagatatacaaatatccaataagcacatgaaagtatTTTCAACGTCATTAGGCTTTaaggaaatgcatatcaaaaccatgACAAGATACCACTTGATGCCCACTAGGATAACTATAATAAAAAGACAGGTTAAAAACAAGGGTTAACAAGGGTGCCACAAAATATAATCTTCATATACTACCTGTGGGGATATAAAAcggtgcagtcactttggaaaaaagtctggcaattcttcaaaaattaaacatagagttaccatatgacacagcattTCCATTccttggtatatacccaagagaaatgaaaacatatacctgcacaaaaacttgtatacgaATATACATAGtgacattattcataatagtcatgaagtggaaacaactcaaatgtccttcaactgataaatggataaacaaaatgtgatatatccacacacaatggaatattattcagccatgaaaaagaataaaatattgatatatgcAATAACACAGagggaccttgaaaacattatgctaaatgaaaaggCAGATACAAGAGACCTTATATTGTATGTATCTATTTATAAGAaattccagaataggcaaatctataggtACAGAAAgtatagattagtggttgtctaggCCTAGGAGGATTGGAGGAAAATGGAGGGGTAGTGATTGCTaaaggtacagggtttctttttgaggtgataaaGGTGTCCTAAACTGCTTGTGAAGATTCTATAACTCTATAACTCTGTGAATATCTatctaaaaactactgaattagacactttaaaaaggcaaattgtatggtatgtgaactatacctcaataaagctattaaatataaaacaaagcaacctaAAACTAAGAAACTTTTAGAAGAGAACTTAGAAACAAATCCTTGTGACCTAGGGTTAGACTAAGAGTTATTGGACATGACACTTAAAGTAtgattcaaaaaggaaaaatatacagcTCAACAACAAGGAAGCAAACAACCCagtgaaaaatgggcagaaggcctaaacagacatttctccaaagaagaaatacagatggctaataggaacatgaaagatgctcaacagtgctaatattagagaaatgcaaatcaattacATTGAGGTAccacctctcaccagtcagaatggccatcatttaaaagtctacaaataacaaatgctggagagcgtatggagaaaagggaaccttcctacactgttggtgggaatgtaagtcggtacagccactatggagaacagtatggaggttcctcagaaaactaaaaatagaattaccatatgatccagcaatcccactcctgggcatgtatctgggcAAAGCTatgattcaaaaaaatacatgcacccctatgttcgtagcagtactattcacaatagccaagacatggaaacaacctaaatgtccattgacagatgaatagataaagaaaatgtgatatatatatatatatatatatatatatatatatacatacacaatggaatactactcagccataaaaaagaacaaaatataaagccatttacagcaacacggatgcaactataggttatcatactaagtgaagtagtcagaaagagaaagacaaataccatatgatatcacttatatgtggaatctaaaatatgacacaaatgaacctatctatgaaacagaaacagaatcacagacatagagaacagactagtggttaccaagggggagggggttgggggaggggggagtgagaggttgaggttagcagatgtaagctttcaTATGCAGAATGgattaacaacaaggtcctactgtacagcacagagaactatattcaatatgctaTGGTAAACtgtaacggaaaagaatattaaaaaaatgtctatatatgtataaatgaatcagtttgctgtacagcagattaatacaacattgtaactcaaccatcttcaataaaaacaaaacaaaacaaaaaggtaaaatggataaattggacttcaccaaaTTAAAACTTatgctgtttttcattttgagaGGATGAAAACACAAGTcatcaaatgggagaaaatattagtaaatcacatatctgacaaaaagacttgtatccagaatatactcTCTAACTTAAACAGAAAGATAATCCAGTTAGAAAATGCACAAGAGACTTGAAGAGactcttcaccaaagaagatatatggatggcagaaaattaaaaatatgaaaagctgttcaacatcactacccgttaaagaaatgcaaattaaaatcactaaACACATTTAAATGGCTAAACTTTAAAATGCTGCTAAGTACCAAATGATAAAGAGGATGCAAAAACATGATTATCTTATACGTTACTGGTGGATATGTAATATGGTACAATCTGGAAATCAATCTGgaaatttcttgaaaaattaaacatatttaccacatgatccaggaaCTGCATTTCTGGGCATTTATTTTAGAGAAACTAAAACTAATGTTTTCCAAAAAGCCTATACACAAACGATCATGGCATCCTTATTTTGTAATAGCTCctaaatggaaacaacccaatacTCCTCAATGgataaatggttaaacaaactgtgatatcTCCACACAATGTTACACTactagcaataaaaaaggaaaaaactattgatacatgcaatgaTATGGAGGGATCTTacgggcattatgctaagtgaaaaaaggccAAGCTCAAAAGGCCATATGctataagattccatttatataacattctagaaatgaagaaattacaGTGATggagaaaagatcagtggttgccagaggttagggaaagggagtgggggagtgACTATAAAGGGTAGTATGAGGGAGTTCCTTTATGGTGATGGAACAATTCTTCTGTATGTTGGTTGTCGTGGTGGTTATACAAACCTATACATATGATAAAATGtcatagaattttatataaaaacaacaaaaagtgaGTACATGCATAAACTGGTAATCTTTGAGTTAGGTCTGTAGCCTAAATTTCCTGGTTCTGATAATGTATACTTATAATAAAGTATACTTTTCATAAAGTATACTTATATAAGATGTCATTGGGGGAAGTGGGTGATGGGTATACAGGAcatctttgtaatttttctgcAACTTTTTGGTCTGTAATTCAGAATAAGATAAGataaatatattgtatttatatttactaaCAACAAACAGttgggaaataaaatttttaaatcaatactATTTACCATagcataaaaataactataaataaaactaaaacaaatgtgAAGGACTTCTACACTGAAAACCACGaactaaaataaaagaacacctcaacaaattaaattaatacatataaattaaagAAGTCAATAAAAGTAGAGTGGGACTTTcctggggcacagtggttaagaatctgcctgccaatgcaggggacacgggtttgatcccttgtctgggaagatcccacatgctgtggagcaactaagcctgtgtgccacaactactgagcctgtgctctacagcctgcgagctgcaactactgagtccacgtgccacaactactgaagcccgtgtgctctagaggccacatgccacaactactgagcccacacgcctagagcccgtgttccacaacaagagaagcccatgcactgcaatgaagcaTAGTccccactcgctacaactagagaaagcccgtgcgcagcaatgaagacccaatgcagccaaaaaaaacttTGACAGTTTGGCAACAGAATTAAACACCtcttaccatttgatccagcaatcatgctgtTGGTagttacccaaatgagttgaaaatatatgtccacacaaaaacctgcccatgaatgtttatagcagctttacgcataattgccaaaacttgaaagcaaccaagatgtccttcagtaactgagtggataaataaattgaagtagatccatacaatggaatattattcagcaccaaaaagaaatgtgctatcaagccataaaaagacagagagaactttaaatgcatattaataagagaaagaaatccaaaaaggctacatactgtatgattccaactatatgacattctggaaaaggcaaaactatggaaacagctGAACAATCACTGGCTGGAGGGAAGGATGAACAGGGATGGAACAAGAAGATTTTTAGGGTAGTAAAACTATTGTGTCTGATACTATGATGGTACATacatctctgtttctctgtctttctgtctctttgttccTGTTTatctctgtgtgcatgtgtgtgtgtgcctgtctgtctgtctgtctgtctctctctctatatatatagatatgtcaaaacccatagaatgtaggATTCAAGAGTGAATACTAATGTAAACAATGGACTTTAGGTGATgttgtgtcagtgtaggttcattagttgtaacaaatgtaccactctggtgcacGATGTTGATAGTGGAGGAGGCTGCACTTGTATGGGGGCAAGGAGTATATGAgaactctatttttttctcaattttgttgtgaacctaaaacttcttgaaaaaattaagtctattaagaaaaaactacagtgagatactaTTACACATCCATCAGATTGTTAAAAAATTAGGAGCTTAAAAACATCAGTATTTGTTGATATGGAGCAATCCTAGCAATTATGCATGCCTGAGGGGAATGTATATTGACaaaactactttggaaaataatttgaagttaTCTAATAATATTAAACATGCACAAACCCCATGAGTCAGTGATTCTACTGTTAGGTACATTCCCTGtggaaatttcctttaaaaaaaccaactgaaaacaactcaaatgtccataacataaaatttgatatattaatacaatggaatatgatataacaataaaaaatgacGAATGATGGGTATATGCACCAACCCGGATGAGTCTCAGAAATGTAATAGAAAAAGGGAAGACTATATTAGATGTGGAGtccaaaacatataaaatttaataatgcattgattagctatatcatagttttaaatttctactGGTGTCTCCCTTGTTTTACATTGTCCATACAACTATTTTGATGCCATATAACAGAAAGTTAATTATGTGTCTGCCTTTCCCACTTGTACTACACTAGCACTTTTAAGGTAGGGTTTGTATCTTACTATCCTCAATAGGTAGGGCCCAGAGCTCAGAATGTAATGAAGCCTTAATAAAGCCTTATTAATTTCAATTagcattttgtatttaatttcaattAGTTGGTTTGGTTAGGTTATTTGGTTATCTGAGTATCCTCTTATCTCCAAATCTCTTTCTTCTGATAGGCTTGgcaatttttgctttgtttttttatgcCATTTATCTTCATCCCTGTAACAATTCCAATATGGGGAATACAGGTTCTCAGGCTAGAGATACAGAGAAGCAACTGTAGAAGGAgacattttcatttaatctttcagTTTCCTGTAATATAAACTCTAACTAGTTTGGGTAATTTAAATTTAGCTCCTTGTTATTGTacctcaaatttaaaaataatagtggataatttaaataatttaaagacaACAACGCTAATGACATGGTgtcaaaagaaattatttgaaaacattgCTATAAAATATTACACACTACCTGTAATTGGAAATTTCCAGTAtgaaaattttgagaaataaaaacacactgaGATTTAATCTTTGCCTTTGATGGTCTTTGTCTGCATCTCTCATCAATTGTTTTAAACTTGCAATCTTgaaatatttctctgaaaaatattttatagagaaTATTATTAAACatgaattataaaacaaaattattctgTTTCCAACAGTTCTACATAAacgttttaaaatcagaatatattatatatttatttttaaaagcacaaatcaACTTATATATTCCCTTTTCATATGTTACTGATTTCATTACACCTATTTTGTCCATAGAACATAAATTAAGCTACTTCTTCGCAGGGTTAATATTTCCAGTTTGAAGATTAACCATCAGTTTTTGATAACCTTCTCTCTGGTTGTGAGATAATTAATCGATTTAATGTCAATTAGTCTTTTCATAGATTTGCCTTTAATGGcaaaggaaattaaatgaaatggaacTCAGTGgccaattttatatttaataatgtcTCTGGcaaaagtaagtagaaggaaacTGAATTGAAACTAATGACTTACAAGGGAAGAGTACCTGTGATCTTTATGCATgcagtcacaagaaattttgagAGAAGGTTAGAAATAATGAAGCAGCAAGTAAACTGATCAAAGCGGATCAAAGATAGTTAAGTATAAAGGAATGTAGTTTCTAATAGTAATTCTAaacttaacaatttaaaaaataatgctgattgccttttcttctttccgAGGTACTAgaaattttccaaattaattCAAGAGATCATATTATGTTACTTATTGCAGTATTAAcaattaaaattcattcatttattgaattcaattgacttaacaaatatttaccgagTACTTACTATGCACCATGCATTAAACTGGATGTTGTATATACAgtggcaggggaaaaaaagcacagcCACTATACTCATGGAACTGTcattgctctcatggagcttaaacACTAGCAAGGAAGACAGGTATTAATAAA
This sequence is a window from Globicephala melas chromosome 1, mGloMel1.2, whole genome shotgun sequence. Protein-coding genes within it:
- the C1H1orf185 gene encoding uncharacterized protein C1orf185 homolog, producing MASPNGFSNHLTYFLAAGAVILGIGFFALASALWFLICKRREIFQDCKFKTIDERCRQRPSKAKIKSQCVFISQNFHTGNFQLQEEQRKKERAHKKAIKDYSKDEFCLATKMVICDSSETSLATNPGSVTLSLSTLPSDSYYSQSIEVTDDWFSDDSLVKKSPPMPFLREPVMEKVFSYLSTIPLEECTGNVLNMTLYDGPKDDNIKGIFTRRNTEVEIQNLQHNIE